In Gemmatimonadales bacterium, one DNA window encodes the following:
- a CDS encoding peptidylprolyl isomerase — protein sequence MRSVALAATAVAALVAAAPLGAQGPGPRELLDRVAAIVGERMILLSEIDDEIYQRRSEGAQVPEDSAAFKALRRQVLETLIDEEVVYQRARRDTTISVTDAEVQSAVEQQVRDVRARFTSDTEFRAQLRAAGYGTPEEYRRFLGDQQRRAEYQRRYIDRLRQEGKLRSGPVTEVELRQAFDAVQQGGTRRRPPTITFRQIVVAPVPSPSARAAARAEAESVLAEIRRGADFATAARGFSDDPASREQGGDLNWFRRGMMVREFEDVAFRLRPGQVSDVVVTQFGYHIIQVDRIQPAEIKARHILFTPAISDSELAAARRIADTVAVRLRGNASFDSLARLFADTSEPRVVGPLDRSQLPAPFVQAFEGAAAGEVVGPFAMSPETPARSRFAVAEVTDVQPERPFNFEEVRERLRADVQQEKAIRELLQTLRRQVYVDIRL from the coding sequence ATGAGAAGCGTGGCGCTCGCGGCGACGGCGGTGGCGGCCCTCGTGGCCGCCGCCCCGTTAGGCGCGCAGGGGCCCGGACCGCGGGAGCTGCTGGACCGGGTGGCCGCCATCGTCGGCGAACGGATGATCCTGCTCTCAGAGATCGACGACGAGATCTACCAAAGGCGGTCCGAAGGGGCTCAGGTGCCGGAGGACTCCGCCGCCTTCAAGGCGCTGCGCCGACAGGTCCTCGAAACGCTGATCGACGAAGAAGTCGTCTATCAGCGGGCCCGGCGCGACACCACCATCAGCGTCACTGATGCGGAGGTGCAGAGCGCCGTGGAGCAGCAGGTCCGCGACGTCCGCGCCCGGTTCACCAGCGACACGGAATTCCGGGCGCAGCTGCGCGCGGCCGGATACGGCACGCCGGAGGAGTATCGCCGCTTTCTGGGCGACCAGCAGCGCCGCGCCGAATACCAGCGCCGCTACATCGACCGGTTGCGCCAGGAGGGGAAGCTGCGGAGCGGGCCGGTCACCGAGGTGGAGCTCAGGCAGGCCTTCGACGCGGTCCAGCAGGGCGGGACCAGGCGGCGTCCACCCACCATCACGTTCCGGCAGATCGTGGTCGCGCCCGTGCCCTCGCCCTCGGCCCGCGCGGCCGCGCGCGCGGAGGCGGAGTCGGTGCTGGCCGAGATCCGGCGCGGCGCGGACTTCGCGACGGCGGCGCGTGGTTTCTCGGACGACCCCGCCTCGCGGGAGCAGGGCGGTGACCTCAACTGGTTCCGCCGCGGGATGATGGTGCGGGAGTTCGAGGACGTCGCGTTCCGTCTCCGTCCCGGACAGGTCTCCGACGTCGTGGTGACGCAGTTCGGCTATCACATCATCCAGGTCGATCGCATCCAGCCCGCCGAGATCAAGGCCCGGCACATCCTCTTCACCCCGGCGATCTCCGACAGTGAGCTGGCGGCGGCGCGACGCATCGCCGACACGGTAGCGGTGCGGCTGCGCGGGAATGCGAGCTTCGATTCCCTGGCGCGCCTCTTCGCCGACACGTCGGAGCCGCGCGTCGTCGGGCCCCTCGACCGCAGCCAGCTTCCGGCGCCCTTCGTCCAGGCGTTCGAGGGCGCGGCGGCGGGCGAGGTGGTGGGGCCGTTCGCAATGAGCCCCGAGACACCGGCCCGCTCCAGGTTCGCCGTCGCCGAGGTCACGGACGTGCAGCCGGA
- a CDS encoding peptidylprolyl isomerase gives MFRRLAVLSLCLSLTGCSGLRDAITAHQDVVARAAGQQLTVNQLAQIIAPTKSVPLRRDVVDRIADLWVDYQLLAWAIGSGDSLLDSATVLAAMWPEVSQRLADRLHDSVIVRRAQLTGPQVDSAYNVGEVRWIYHILVAVKQDTTANVKAAKRRQAEGYLAQIQRGAEFQALAAQHSEDPGSGSSGGSLGLVGRGQMVKPFEDAAFALQPGQTSGIVETAFGYHILWRPALETVRDSFSMRIKDIVVLRLDSLYLDSLTNRTDVRVRGSAPAIVRGAAENLRAAKDRSRVVATYRGGRLRERDFARWLQAFPPQTRGMVMQAPDSMIIEFVKSITRNDMLLRAAQARHYRLTPQESDSIRESFRRDLALLTNTVGVSAESLASDSSARGDRRAAAGHRVDAYFAAITSNPPRRQFFEVKPFLADLLRERFRWSVSAAGVDRALERAKELRGPETPQGVPGGMTPVPGGPPVGPRPAGPPVGQPRPPVPARP, from the coding sequence ATGTTTCGCCGCCTTGCGGTGCTTTCGCTCTGCCTTTCCCTGACCGGCTGCTCCGGCCTGCGCGACGCCATCACGGCGCACCAGGACGTCGTGGCTCGCGCGGCGGGCCAGCAGCTCACGGTGAATCAGCTGGCGCAGATCATCGCGCCGACCAAGTCGGTGCCGCTGCGCCGCGACGTCGTCGACCGGATCGCAGACCTGTGGGTGGACTACCAGCTGCTCGCTTGGGCGATAGGGAGCGGCGACAGCCTGCTGGACAGCGCGACGGTCCTCGCCGCCATGTGGCCGGAGGTGTCGCAGCGCCTGGCTGACCGGCTGCACGACTCGGTGATCGTGCGGCGGGCGCAGCTCACCGGCCCTCAGGTGGATAGCGCCTACAACGTCGGCGAGGTCAGGTGGATCTACCACATCCTGGTGGCTGTGAAGCAGGACACCACCGCCAACGTGAAGGCGGCCAAGCGGCGGCAGGCGGAGGGTTATCTCGCCCAGATCCAGCGCGGCGCCGAGTTCCAGGCGCTGGCGGCACAGCACTCGGAGGATCCCGGCTCGGGCTCCTCCGGCGGCTCGCTGGGCCTGGTCGGCCGCGGGCAGATGGTGAAGCCGTTCGAGGACGCGGCCTTCGCGCTTCAGCCGGGCCAGACTTCCGGGATCGTCGAGACCGCGTTCGGCTACCACATCCTGTGGCGGCCCGCGCTGGAGACGGTACGGGACAGCTTCAGCATGCGGATCAAGGATATCGTCGTGCTGCGGCTCGACTCGCTCTACCTCGACAGCCTGACCAACCGGACGGACGTCAGGGTCCGTGGCTCGGCGCCGGCCATCGTGAGGGGCGCGGCCGAGAACCTTCGTGCCGCGAAGGATCGTTCGCGCGTGGTGGCGACCTACCGCGGCGGGCGGCTGCGCGAGAGGGACTTCGCGCGGTGGCTCCAGGCCTTCCCACCGCAGACTCGCGGCATGGTGATGCAGGCGCCTGACTCCATGATCATCGAGTTCGTCAAGAGCATCACGCGCAACGACATGCTGCTTCGTGCCGCGCAGGCGAGGCACTACCGGCTCACGCCTCAAGAGAGCGACTCGATCCGGGAATCGTTCCGGCGCGACCTGGCGCTCCTGACGAACACCGTGGGCGTTTCGGCGGAGTCGCTCGCTTCGGACAGCTCGGCACGCGGCGACCGCCGCGCCGCGGCGGGCCATCGGGTGGACGCCTACTTCGCGGCGATCACCTCCAACCCGCCGCGGCGCCAGTTCTTCGAGGTGAAGCCGTTCCTCGCGGACCTGCTGCGAGAGCGGTTCCGCTGGAGCGTTTCCGCCGCGGGGGTCGACCGGGCCCTCGAGCGCGCGAAGGAACTGCGCGGCCCGGAGACGCCGCAGGGCGTGCCAGGGGGAATGACGCCGGTGCCGGGCGGACCTCCGGTCGGCCCGCGTCCCGCCGGGCCTCCCGTTGGGCAGCCTCGCCCGCCCGTGCCAGCCCGGCCGTAG